The Budorcas taxicolor isolate Tak-1 chromosome 2, Takin1.1, whole genome shotgun sequence nucleotide sequence GCCTGAAGTGGTCACTTCTGTCACCCTCAAGCCCCTCACGTACTTCTCAATGGACTTGAGCTCAGACTGGCCCCTTGACTGGCTTTAGAACGACCAGAGGTCCTTAAGCCCATCTCTCTCAGCCTCTTTACCTCTAATTTAAAGGGATTAAGGAAAGAATATCTGTTTCCTCTTTATTCTCGGAAATATAACACACATTCAACTGAAAAGTAAATATAGAAACCTTTTAATTCTTTGCAATGGAAGTTTAACCTTACTTATTCATTACCAAAAATAAAGACTATCATTACAATTTATTCTCTATAGATGCAAACAATCTCCTCTATTTTGACATCaaaaaagtcagaaagacaaaacacaaattccatggacaaaaatgaaaacagtatgatcttcaaatgtattttgttaatttattgtttctttttggttttatttgtttgtctcaCTGTATGTTTATCTTGCAAGAGCCTACAGAGgtgagagaaaatatctgcagGCTAATTTTAAACAACTTGAAAGAGGTATtaagaactaaacaaaacaaaaaaaaatgtattatttattttaaaaaataaaactttttgtttacttattcaaCTATGAAAAATTTTCCTGAAACATGTCAGTTAATTGGTCTGCAATGCACTCGTAAATGGATAACATGGATCTCCTCTATAttttaaacaaagtattcactaCCAAGAGAGCTAGCTGGGGTAGGGAAATCTTCAAGTAACAATCCCCTGCACAGACTACATACAAGTTACTTTTAAACTTGAAGTCAGAAAAGCAAAATCTGTAAAAGTAAtaatattgctattattttcagCAATCTACTGATAAACCTGAAAAGCTCTTTTCAATACAATGAACCCTGATTTCATGACAAGCTCCTTGCTTAAGGGGCTATTAACTTTTGAAGCTGAGCTGCTCAACCTGTGGCAAACTTATTGATAGAAATGCTCCATTCTGAAAATCATCTTCAGGATGGAAGAAAGTCCAGCAATGACTTTCTTCAATACAACATGGCCTACAGAGTTGCAAATATGCACGAGAGGACTTTGGGCAGGTGTAACTCTCAGTCAATAAGCTGGAAATAGGctaaagagaagagaagacagtGAAGGTCAAATATCCCCGATAAAATATCAGGCAGGGGCTTGTGGCCCAGAACTGGACACTATGCAAAAATGAGGTAACCAGATCTCAATAACGTTAAGAATTTGAGATGCCTGTACCACAACGGAAGACAGAGGTTTTTACATGGAGTTCTGCTTGGGATCATTCTACTTAGGGCTCCCTCCTGAGCAGCACTCCTAgacatttctattattttgtacACCTAAACTTCTGGATATTCTCCAACTGATGCTCTAAACACCTCCAAGGATATGTAGGTGCTCCAAAATCAAGGAAGGTCGCATCATGCCTGGTAGTGTTTTGGTGTTAGCCTATATTATataacagttatttaaaaattggTAATCCATATTTAGGCTCAATGATGGCTCCAATAATCTTATTAACTGGAATACCCCATTCTCCCAATAGGATCAGTGGTCAAAGCTCATTATACAACCAAAACCAAAATGGGGGCAATAGAATCTAATCACCCATGATAAAACAGCCAACTGACCAACTCTCTGATGAAAATCACCAGGATGTTTCAATGCAACCTCAACATTTATATAGTTTCATGATGACCAGCTATCCAAACTCTTAGGTTTTAGTAGGATTCAAAATCCTTTTTCTCTTAGCTAGCTCTCTTCTTGCTCATTCTTGTTTGCACGTATTTGCCCAACTTTGGTTGGCTGTTGAGGTCCAGTGGAAGAATTCCCATTCTGCCTCGTGGCTTCTCCTTTAGGGACTTGGAAAAGGAAAGTAGCGCAGTTCTTTCTGGCCATCTGCCAGACATGGGACCCCAGCCTTCTTGGGGTAAGTTCGGCTGGCAATTTTAAAGAACTCTTCCGCAGCATCAAGTGCAATGAGACGGTcctgccaaaaaattaaaaacaaaagtgctATCAAAATGGAAACAAAGCCATGTCTGTGGCAAAAATTCACCTAAAAATCACATCCATCTAGAAATAACAATGAGTGAATAGAACATCTATTAAATTTTTCTCAACAAATTTAGAGACACTCCTTAATCACTTACATTCTCCAGGAAACATTCCCCTGCTCTTAGAGTCCTTTCAAATCATTTCTCAATCTTAGGCTATATACCCACTATTTCTCACATCTCTTTGGCCCCAAAATAGCTCAAAAAGCTGACTGCCCAACAAAACTGGCTGAAAAATACAGATTCTTGAACAACAACCCAAGTCTCAACTGGTCTAAGTATATTCCagaaatgtgaatttttaaagcCCTCCAAGTGATTATGATGTGCTGGCTACTGAACACCAAGGCATAAGATGCCAGCACCATCTCCCACACCTCATACCACGGTGAAGTTCATGGGGTTAGAATGATGAGTAAGTTTATGGACTAATAGAGaagcaaaaaattaaagcaaaatcaggaacctaaatgtccatcaacagaggaatggataaaggaggTGCAGTACATCTATACGATGGaagattactcagccataaaagggacaAAACTGgatcatttgcagagatgtggatggacctagagactgtcactcagagggaagtaagtcagaaagagagaaataaatattacatatgaatgcatatgtgtggaatctaaaaaatggtacagatggtcttatttgcaaaacagaaatagagacaaagataTAGAAAGCAAGTGTATAGACACCAACAAGAGGGAAAGGGGAGTGAGTGGGATGAATTGGCAagctgagattgacatatatacactattgatactattcATAAAATAGgttaactaataagaacctactgtatagctcaggaaactctactcagtgttctaccaacacaacattttaaagcaactatgtgagagaagttgcttcagtcgtgtctgactctgtgcaaccctatggactatagcctgccaagctcctccgcccatgggattctccaggcaagaatactggagtgggttgccattcccttctccaggggatcttcccaaacccaaggATAGAATCTGGTCTCTGAAATCTTctggattgcaggcggattctttaccatctgagacaccctCCAAAAGGACAAAAgcaactataataaaaattaattttaaaaaattaccaaaaaataaGCAGATGGACACTTACCATAACAAAGAGATATCTCTCCGAGAGCTCCCAACTGGTTGGGAAAATACTGGTCTCTTCAGCCAGTCTCAACAGTATTTCCCGAGCCTTCCTTATGTTTTTAGAATCACTGATGGTGCTCAGTTTTGTCACTGACAACAAAGAGTCTGCTTCTCTTTGAAAACCTGTGTAAAGAAATTAAACCCTCATGTGAAGCAGTCACAACAGACCTGCAAGGGGTGAGGGGACCCGTCGATGGCTTTGGAGCAAATACGAGAAAGCTGAAGCCCAAGGCACCACTCCCTTTGCTACCCTGCAGCTCAGTGAGGTTGGCCGGGTCTTTAATTAAAATGCTTTTGCAGTTTCTTCATATCAAATTTTCTTTGTTAACTTTTCCCTCCAAGTTAAGCCTCTGCTACTCACCCACTGACGGCCTGCCACCCACTTTATCAGTTTGGAAACCCTCCTCCCATTCCCTACTCTTCacctcctcctctgtccccagaaTTCCTACTTGCCCCCTCAACCTGCAAAATGGTCATCTTCAGGTCCAGACTCCTCCAAGCCCAGGTTACCTCCCCTAGGGCAATATCATTGGCTGGCTAAATTACTGTACAAAGGTCTAAAAGACTCATAGATTTAATACGAGCATAATACAAGCAACAAAGGATAGCAACTTGGTACCCACATTTGCAAAGTTATAATGCCAAGGCGTAATGTTCTCTTTCAAAGGGGAAGGACTGAGGAATTCAAAActgataaattcattttttctgaACATGAAAACAAGCTTCTTTATAATGTGAGGGTCATATTTACTGAATTACAACCCTGGCAGAATTAAGAAAAATCAATACCCAATAGCTACTCTAATACCACAGGTATTTGCTGTCTCTCTTACAAATAATATTTCTCCCAATCTGCTCTATCTTATAAAGCTATGAGTAATTGGCCAATCATTCcatttaaatcaatcaatgtacaATGCCCCCAAATTCAATGATCTTGATTGAATGAATATCCCATATGATTTCACTGCCCTGTGCTACTTGATACTGAAGACAGATGGGGTAACACATGGCAAAAAATGTCCTCAAGACAAGGGCTGATGATAAGAGAAACATCAGATGTTTATGCTGGAGGATACAGAGAGGACGGCATAGGGAAAACAATTAGTACACAGTAGCCTTAATCAGTCAGTTACTGACATTCCTTTTATAAAAACCAGGCTggaaaaagtaaagaggaatAACCACAACTggttatttttgccattttatattCACTTTTAGACTCACCTAAATCTTCTAAAATGCGTttccatctatttctcacttcctttcGAATCTGTCGCAGGGTGTAGATATCATAATTGAGTTTTTGCCACTCCTGTAGGAAAAATtaaacttcagttttatttttacactttGGCCTAAATCTCTACCTAATTCCCAAAGTTAAGTTGTTAATGCGTGTGGTTCTCCTCTTCACTAATCTTCAAGGCATAttcc carries:
- the MREG gene encoding melanoregulin; this encodes MGLRDWLRTACCCCPCKCLEEPAVPEKEPLVSGSNPYSSFGATLARDDEKNLWSMPHDVSHTEADDDRVLYNLIVVRNQQAKDSEEWQKLNYDIYTLRQIRKEVRNRWKRILEDLGFQREADSLLSVTKLSTISDSKNIRKAREILLRLAEETSIFPTSWELSERYLFVMDRLIALDAAEEFFKIASRTYPKKAGVPCLADGQKELRYFPFPSP